In Halorhabdus tiamatea SARL4B, a genomic segment contains:
- a CDS encoding AbrB/MazE/SpoVT family DNA-binding domain-containing protein → MSTDNDTESETTRITRKGQVTIPKEFRDEFGLEEGDEVRWEKAEDGIRVRKATQSAGRGMLVDEDISEAKREAMAEAMAAEIREKRRSEWQP, encoded by the coding sequence ATGAGCACTGACAACGACACCGAGAGCGAGACCACGCGGATCACTCGGAAGGGACAGGTCACGATCCCGAAGGAGTTCCGCGATGAGTTCGGCCTCGAGGAGGGCGACGAGGTTCGCTGGGAGAAGGCCGAGGACGGCATCAGAGTGCGCAAGGCGACGCAGTCGGCGGGTCGCGGGATGCTCGTCGACGAGGACATCTCCGAAGCAAAGCGAGAAGCGATGGCCGAAGCGATGGCGGCTGAGATACGCGAAAAGCGCCGTTCGGAGTGGCAGCCGTGA